The genomic segment TGGCTGGTGAGCGACACCAAGGACCTCTCCAACATCGTGCACCAGGCCTTCCACGTCGCCACCAGCGGCCGGCCCGGCCCGGTTCTGGTCGACATCCCCAAGGACGTGCAATTCGCCAGCGCCGAATACACGCCCCCGCAAAAGGCCAAGACCTCGCATTACCAGCCGCAGGTCAAGGGCGACATGGAGGCGATCACCGAGCTGGTCGAGGCCCTGGAAGAGGCCGAACGCCCGATCTTCTATACCGGCGGCGGCGTGATCAACTCCGGCCCGGCAGCCAGCCAGCTTCTGCGCGAACTGGTGGAGGCGACCGGCGTGCCGATCACCTCCACCCTCATGGGCCTCGGCGCCTACCCGGCCAATGGCGACAAGTGGCTCGGGATGCTCGGCATGCACGGTCTCTACGAGGCCAACATGGCGATGCATGACTGCGACCTGCTGATCAACGTGGGCGCTCGGTTCGACGACCGGATCACCGGCCGCGTCGACGCGTTCAGCCCGCATTCGAAACGCGCCCATATCGACATCGACCCCTCCTCGATCAACAAGGTCATCAAGACCGACATCCCCATCGTCGGCGACATCGCCCATGTGCTGGAAGACGTGCTCAAGATCTGGAAATCCCGCGGCCGCAAGACCAACCGCGAGGGGATCGAGAAATGGTGGGCGCAGATCAACGACTGGAAGAAGGTCAACTGCCTCGCCTTCACGCAGGCCGGCAAGACCATCAAGCCGCAATACGCTCTCCAGCGCCTCGAGGAACTGACCAAGGATCACGACCGCTATATCTGCACCGAGGTCGGCCAGCACCAGATGTGGGCGGCGCAGTACCTGGGCTTCAACGACCCCAACCGCTGGATGACCTCCGGTGGCCTGGGCACGATGGGCTACGGCTTCCCGGCCTCCATCGGCGTGCAGATGGCGCACCCCGATGCGCTCGTCATCAACGTCGCGGGCGAGGCCTCGTGGCTGATGAACATGCAGGAGATGGGCACCGCGGTGCAGTTCCGCCTGCCGGTCAAGCAGTTCATCATGAACAACGAACGCCTCGGCATGGTCCGCCAGTGGCAGGAGCTTCTGCACGGCGAGCGCTACTCGCATTCCTGGTCCGAGGCCCTGCCCGACTTCGTGAAACTCGCCGAGGCCTTCGGCGCCAAGGGCATCCAGTGCAAGGATCCGACCGACCTCGACGACGCGATCATGGAAATGATCGAGCATGACGGGCCGGTGATCTTCGACTGCCTCGTCGAGAAGCACGAGAACTGCTTTCCGATGATCCCGTCGGGCGAGCCGCACAACAAGATGCTGCTGGGCGAGAACGCCTCCACCAAGGACGCGATCAGCACGTCCGGGGCGGTCCTGGTGTAATGGCGACATACCTGATCCTGTCCGCCATCAGGGCGCTGCTCGTAACGGGTTTCATCTCCTACATCACGAGCAGCATCCTGACGGACCGGGCCCGCCGGCTGGCCTGCGCCGCGATCGTGGCGCTCTCCTTCGGCGCCCTGATGGACGGGATCACACCGGACGGGTGGGACTACGAATACATGTTCGGCCACCCGTTCTTTTTCTACCTCGTCGCCAACCTGCCCGCCGTCTTCGCCGTGCTGGTGACCCTTCTCATCTGGCCGCAACCCGCAACGTCCGAGGACGCGGCACGTCCATGACCGTCTCTCACCCGCCCTCACCCGTAGGGTGGGTGAAACCCACCATCCCCCACCTCCCGACGCGCGCCCTGCAAGGACCTGCCGCATGACGCCCAACGCCACCCCAGACGCAAGCCTATCGGTCCTCGACACCCGTCGCGGCCGGCAGCTCTGCCTGATGGGCGCGCTGCTGACGGCGTTGCTCGGCGTGATGCTGATGCTGCGCGACGTGGCCGAGATCTCCGGCTCCGGGCTGTCCTCCGTCTCGGTCGATTTCTACGTCTTCTGGGCGGCGGCCAAGCTGGCCCTTCAGGGCCTGCCCCTCGACGCTTTCGACGTCGACCGCATCCGCGAGATCGCCAACGTCACCCAGGAAGGCTGGATGCCCTGGGCCTATCCGCCGGGCTTCCTCCTGCTGGTCACGCCCCTCGGCCTGCTACCCTTCGCCCCGGCCTGGGCCGCCTTCATGGGGCTCTCCGTCGCGGCGCTGGCACTGGCCACGCGGCCCTTCACCGCCGGCCGCCCGCATCTCCTGCTGGCCATCGCCCTTGCGCCCGCGATCCTGCCCTGCCTCCTGGTGGGCCAGACAAGCATCCTCTGGCTCGCGGGGCTCATGGCAGCTCTCGCCGCCCTGCACGCCGAAAAACCCCTCCTCGCCGGCCTCTTCATCGGCCTGCTGACGCTCAAGCCCCAGCTCGGCCTGCTCCTCCCCGTCGCCCTGATCGCCGCCGGCCAGTGGCGCACCATCCTCGCGGCCGTTGTCACCACCCTTGCGCTCGCCGCCATCCCCACCGCCCTCTACGGCACCGCCTACTGGCCCGAGATGCTCGCCATGCTCGACCAGCACGGCACAACCGTCCGCGGCGCCATCGCCGATCTGACCCTGATGATCAGCCCCTACTCGGCCCTCGCCGCGCTCGGCGTCGCCGAGCCCGCGGCGCTGACCGCGCAATGGGCCCTCACCGCCCTCTGCGCCCTCGCCGTCTTCGCCGTCTGGCGCCGCCCCGCCACCTCCTTCGACCTGCGCGCCGCCACACTCCTCTCGGCCATCCCTTTGGCCTCGCCATACCTCTGGCACTACGAATCCGCCTTCCTCGCCCCGGCCGCCCTCTTCCTGCTGCGCGACGGCGTCATCACCCCCGCGCGACCCCTCACCCTCCTCCTCGGGCTCGCCATGTGGCTCAGCCTCGGCCCCTCGGCCCTCGCCCTGCTCCAGACAGGCCAGGCCGACCTCTTCCGCCCCGTCTTCCTGCCGATCGCCCTCGCCGCCTTCCTCACCTGCCTGTGGCACACCCTGCTCAGGCCCCGCCCTTCGGCCAACCCGGCCGCCTCAGAACAACCCCAGTGAAGGATCAGACCCAATGTCAGCGCTCAAGATCAAGAAAGGCTCGACCAAGCATTCCGCCTACAACCTGCGCCCGACCTTCTCCGACAAGGCCGAGACGCACACGCTGGCGGTGATCGTCGACAACGAACCGGGCGTGCTGGCCCGCGTCATCGGCCTCTTCTCCGGCCGCGGCTACAACATCGACAGCCTCACCGTGGCCGAGGTCGACCATACCGGCCACATGTCGCGCATCACCATCGTCACCACCGGCACGCCGCAGGTGATCGAACAGATCAAGGCCCAGCTCGGCCGCATCGTGGTGGTGCACGAAGTCCACGACCTCACGGTCGAGGGCCACTCCGTCGAACGCGAACTGGCCCTGCTCAAGGTCGCCGGTGAAGGGGACAAACGCGTCGAAGCCCTGCGCCTCGCCGATATCTTCCGCGCCAACGCGGTCGACAGCACCCTGAACAGCTTCGTTTTCGAGATTACGGGGACGCCCCAGAAGATCGATGCCTTCGCCGACCTCATGCGCCCCCTCGGCCTGACCGAGATCGCCCGGACAGGCATCGCCGCGCTCTCGCGCGGCGCCTGATCAGCGGTAGGCGGTCTCCACCGCGCGATGCGCCTTCGGCGTGCCGCGCGGGTGCAGGGCCACGACGTTGTTCTTTCTCGGGCTCGGAGTAGGCGGCGCAATCTTGTTGCGCCGCAGGTTCGCCTTGGCCGCCTTCAGATCGCCCGGCAGCGACGGAAATTCATGCGCCGACACGACACAGGGATCAACCGCAAGGCGCATGTCATCCACCTCGCGAAGATCGAACTCGACTAGGTCACCCGGCACGAACAGGCTGGCCTCGGACAGGTTCGACTCATCTTTGTAAAAGGCAAGATTGCGGTGGTCCTCACACCAGATGACCGCCCGATTTTGCTTTTTGTCACTCCACAGAACTACGCCGTACATGGTGTCCCCAGTTTTCTTCCTCACCCCCGATTTTGGAAGAACTGGGCCAAATGTGAATGGGTTGATTTGGACGCGCGCCGGGGCAATTTGTGACAAGCCGGCCACAGCTTGACGCCAAGTCGCGTCACAGCTGACTCTAAGTAGCGTCGATTTTTCTGGAATATCCGGAGAATCTCCGATAGCGTGCCGTAACACTCTCGTATGCAACCATAAAGTACATCCGGCTTTGACACAACAACGCACAGCCGACTCGCGCAATCGCGACATCGACCCGGCCGCGCTACGCGAAGTGTTCGGTGAAAACCTCCGTCGCATGGTCGAAGACTACCGCTCGGTGTCCGAGCTTTGCCGCGAGCTCGGTATCAACCGGACCCAGTTCAACCGTTACATGTCCGGCGAAAGTTTCCCGCGCCCCGATGTGCTGCACCGGATCTGCGAATTCTTCGAGACCGATGCCCGCATCCTCCTCGAACCGATCGAGGATCTCAAGCCGTCACCGAATGACTTGGTTAATCACCCCTTCCTCGCCGGCTTCTTCGGCCAGGCCACGGTGCATGTCTCGACCGACCTCTTCCCCAGCGGCTTTTACCGCTTCGCCCGGAAAAGCTTCGTCGATGCCTCGCGTTTCGTGCTCGGGCTGGTGCTCATCAAGCGCGGCGACGGCTACACCTTCCTGCGCGGCTTCGAACCGCGCCAAGGCGTGCGCGAACAGGGGCTCTCGACCGATCCGCGCACCCGCGAATACCGCGGCATCGTCATGCGCCAGGAAGACGGCATCATGGCCGTCGTCACCCACCGCGACTCGCTGGCCTGCTCGTTCAACTTCCTGACGCCGGAAACCTCGTTCCAGTCGAACCTCTGGGAAGGCTACGCCTCGCGCACCGTGCGCGAGAAGATCTCGGGCAACCGCGCCACCCGCATGGTCTACGAGCATCTCGGAAGCGGCACCGGCCGCGTCCTGCAGGCCGCGCGCGAAACCGGCGTCGTCCCGATCGAAAAGGTGCCCCGCTTCTACCAGCACCTGCTGCGCCCCGACGAGGATTTCCGCTAGGGGCGCACCCGCGCCAATCCGCAGCCCCATGTCGCCCTGAGATAAACCGGGTCGCTGCCGGTCGGTCGCAACCGGCCCATCCATGCGTAGGTCACCAAAGCCAACGCATGGAGACCCGCGATGACCGCCACCGTGACCGACCTCAGCCACGTCCGCCTGTCCGTCGACAAGGCGCACGGCCTGCCCAACGCCCATTACATCGACCCCGAGGTTTACGCCGAAGAGCGTCAGGCGCTGCTCTTCTCGCAATGGGCGGGTCTCGCCGTCGCCGCCGACGTGCCGGAACCGGGCGATGCCGTGCCGATGGAATTCCTCGGCATGCCCCTCCTGCTCATCCGCGACAAGGAGGGCGACGTGCGCGTCTTCCAGAACATCTGCCGCCACCGCGGCATGATCCTGGTCGAGGAACCCCGCAAGATCGAGGGTGCGATCCGCTGCCCCTATCATTCCTGGTGCTACTCGACCAAGGGCAAGCTGGTCTCGACCCCCCATGTGGGCGGCCCCGGCCACAACACCCACGAAACCATCAAGCGCGACGATCTCGGCCTGATCGAGGTCCGCTCCCATGTCTGGCGCGACGTGGTCTGGATCAACGTCTCGGGCGACGCCCCCGCCTTCGAGGACGCCATGCGCGACATCATCACCCGCTGGTCGGAATTCGACCTGCCGGTCTACCACGGCGGCCATGACAGCAAGATCACGCTGGAGGTCCAGACCAACTGGAAGCTCGCGGTCGAGAACTACTGCGAAAGCTACCACCTGCCCTGGGTCCACCCCGGGCTCAACAGCTATTCCAAGCTGGAAGACCACTACAATATCGAGAAGCCCGGCGAATATTCCGGCCAGGGCACGATGGTCTATCGCCAGCTCACCAACGAGAACGGCGAAACCTTCCCCGATTTCGCCGATGTCGGTTCGAAATGGAACGAACAGGCCGAATACATCGCCGTCTACCCGAACGTGCTTCTCGGCGTCCACCGCGACCACGCCTTCGCCATCATCCTCGAACCCCGCGGCCACGACCGCACGGTCGAGCATATCCACCTCTACTACTCGGTCCCCGACAGCGACGAGGGGCTGCGCATGCGCAACACCCAGCTCTGGAAGACCGTGTTCGAGGAAGACATCTTCGTCGTCGAAGGCATGCAGAAAGGCCGCCACGCCACCAGCTTCGACGGCGGCCGCTTCTCGCCGGTGATGGACAGCCCGACCCACTGCTTCCACGACTGGGTCGCCGCCAAGATCGAAACCCACCGCGGCCTGGCCAAAGCCGCCGAATGAGGGACGAGCCGGATCAAAGCGTCGGCATGGTCGACTCCCTGGATGCGCAGCTCCTCGCCGCGCATGACGGCGACGACCGTTTCGCCCTGATCCGGCTCTACACCCAGGCCGCCGACATCACCAACGACGTCGACGCGGCCTGCTTCTTCCTCACCTACGCCTATGTCTTCGCCCTCGAGGTCGGCGCCGCCGAGGCCGCCACCCTCCACGCCCGCCTCAAGGCCCACGGGCGCGAGGAATAGCCCACGCCCCTTCGCTCACCCGCCTTTTCCACGAGCCCCCTCTTGCGAGACAGCCTGAAAAGGCTGGCGAGCATCGCCCCCCGCGAGGCAGCCTGTAAAGGCTGACGAGCAGCCGCGCTCACTCCGACAGAATTGCCTGCCAGTTCGCCCGCGCATGCACCACGCGCACCACGTCCAGACCCCGCTCATCCGCCAGGAAAACGATCAGATGCGCCCTGTAGGGATGTATACGCACAGGCGGCACGAACTCTTCCCGCAATCGGGCCGTCTCCGGAAATTCCGCCAGCACCCCCAGCGTTCGGTCGAGCCCCGTCAGATAGGCAACCGCCTGCCCCTCCGACCACCTCTCGACCGTGTATCGCCAGATATCGTCCAGGTCGGCCTCGGCCCTGGGGCGCCACAGAATCTGGCGGCTCACTCGCCCTGACCGCGCGTCTTCCTGTCAATGAACCCGGCCATGTCGAACGCCTGCGGCTCGCCGCTCCGAAGCCCCTCCTCGATCATCCCCTGCAACTCGCCGATCGCCTGCTGCCGCTCCAGATCCTTCCGGATCAGGTCGCGCACGTAATCGCTGACATTGCTGTACTGCCCGCCCTTGGCGCGCGCTTCGACGCATGTTTTCATGTGATCGGGAAGGGAGACGTTCATCGTGGCCATGACGGTAACATCGGCTTCTTGGCAAAGTTTGTCAATATGACCCCGCCCGCCGGGCCGGAAAACATCCTTGCAATTCCCCCCTCCCCTCCGTTAATTAAACACACGTTCAATTAGACGAACGCCAGGAGGAGGAGGCACCCCCATGGATTTCGCCCTCACAGAGGAACAGACGGCCATCTTCGACATGGCCCACGCTTTCGGGCAGGAACAGATCGCCCCCCACGCCCGCGACTGGGAAAAGGCCGGCACCATCCCCAAGGATCTCTGGCCCCAGGTGGGCGAGCTGGGCTTCGGCGGCCTCTACGTCTCCGAGGAGTCCGGCGGCGCCGGCCTC from the Roseovarius indicus genome contains:
- a CDS encoding aromatic ring-hydroxylating oxygenase subunit alpha; translation: MTATVTDLSHVRLSVDKAHGLPNAHYIDPEVYAEERQALLFSQWAGLAVAADVPEPGDAVPMEFLGMPLLLIRDKEGDVRVFQNICRHRGMILVEEPRKIEGAIRCPYHSWCYSTKGKLVSTPHVGGPGHNTHETIKRDDLGLIEVRSHVWRDVVWINVSGDAPAFEDAMRDIITRWSEFDLPVYHGGHDSKITLEVQTNWKLAVENYCESYHLPWVHPGLNSYSKLEDHYNIEKPGEYSGQGTMVYRQLTNENGETFPDFADVGSKWNEQAEYIAVYPNVLLGVHRDHAFAIILEPRGHDRTVEHIHLYYSVPDSDEGLRMRNTQLWKTVFEEDIFVVEGMQKGRHATSFDGGRFSPVMDSPTHCFHDWVAAKIETHRGLAKAAE
- a CDS encoding acetolactate synthase 3 large subunit; its protein translation is MTRHMTGAKMVVQALKDQGVDVVFGYPGGAVLPIYDEVFQQNDIKHVLVRHEQGAVHAAEGYARSTGKPGVCLVTSGPGATNAVTGITDALMDSIPLIVLSGQVPTFMIGNDAFQEADTVGITRPCTKHNWLVSDTKDLSNIVHQAFHVATSGRPGPVLVDIPKDVQFASAEYTPPQKAKTSHYQPQVKGDMEAITELVEALEEAERPIFYTGGGVINSGPAASQLLRELVEATGVPITSTLMGLGAYPANGDKWLGMLGMHGLYEANMAMHDCDLLINVGARFDDRITGRVDAFSPHSKRAHIDIDPSSINKVIKTDIPIVGDIAHVLEDVLKIWKSRGRKTNREGIEKWWAQINDWKKVNCLAFTQAGKTIKPQYALQRLEELTKDHDRYICTEVGQHQMWAAQYLGFNDPNRWMTSGGLGTMGYGFPASIGVQMAHPDALVINVAGEASWLMNMQEMGTAVQFRLPVKQFIMNNERLGMVRQWQELLHGERYSHSWSEALPDFVKLAEAFGAKGIQCKDPTDLDDAIMEMIEHDGPVIFDCLVEKHENCFPMIPSGEPHNKMLLGENASTKDAISTSGAVLV
- a CDS encoding type II toxin-antitoxin system ParD family antitoxin, whose product is MATMNVSLPDHMKTCVEARAKGGQYSNVSDYVRDLIRKDLERQQAIGELQGMIEEGLRSGEPQAFDMAGFIDRKTRGQGE
- a CDS encoding type II toxin-antitoxin system RelE/ParE family toxin, with protein sequence MSRQILWRPRAEADLDDIWRYTVERWSEGQAVAYLTGLDRTLGVLAEFPETARLREEFVPPVRIHPYRAHLIVFLADERGLDVVRVVHARANWQAILSE
- a CDS encoding helix-turn-helix domain-containing protein, which gives rise to MVEDYRSVSELCRELGINRTQFNRYMSGESFPRPDVLHRICEFFETDARILLEPIEDLKPSPNDLVNHPFLAGFFGQATVHVSTDLFPSGFYRFARKSFVDASRFVLGLVLIKRGDGYTFLRGFEPRQGVREQGLSTDPRTREYRGIVMRQEDGIMAVVTHRDSLACSFNFLTPETSFQSNLWEGYASRTVREKISGNRATRMVYEHLGSGTGRVLQAARETGVVPIEKVPRFYQHLLRPDEDFR
- a CDS encoding glycosyltransferase family 87 protein; this encodes MTPNATPDASLSVLDTRRGRQLCLMGALLTALLGVMLMLRDVAEISGSGLSSVSVDFYVFWAAAKLALQGLPLDAFDVDRIREIANVTQEGWMPWAYPPGFLLLVTPLGLLPFAPAWAAFMGLSVAALALATRPFTAGRPHLLLAIALAPAILPCLLVGQTSILWLAGLMAALAALHAEKPLLAGLFIGLLTLKPQLGLLLPVALIAAGQWRTILAAVVTTLALAAIPTALYGTAYWPEMLAMLDQHGTTVRGAIADLTLMISPYSALAALGVAEPAALTAQWALTALCALAVFAVWRRPATSFDLRAATLLSAIPLASPYLWHYESAFLAPAALFLLRDGVITPARPLTLLLGLAMWLSLGPSALALLQTGQADLFRPVFLPIALAAFLTCLWHTLLRPRPSANPAASEQPQ
- the ilvN gene encoding acetolactate synthase small subunit, with protein sequence MSALKIKKGSTKHSAYNLRPTFSDKAETHTLAVIVDNEPGVLARVIGLFSGRGYNIDSLTVAEVDHTGHMSRITIVTTGTPQVIEQIKAQLGRIVVVHEVHDLTVEGHSVERELALLKVAGEGDKRVEALRLADIFRANAVDSTLNSFVFEITGTPQKIDAFADLMRPLGLTEIARTGIAALSRGA